CATCGCCCTGCTGCTGTATCTCCCGGAGTTCGGCCGTGAGGTCGTGCGCACCTACCGCGACGTCATCGAGTCCGGTCCCCTGGAGGCGGGCGGCGCCGTCATCTATCTCACCGGCCAGGCGGAGGAGTTCATGCCGCCCCAGCTGGTGGGCACGATGCTGTGCGGTGCGCTGCTGACGTACGCCGGCACCGAGGAGGACATGCGTAAACTCGCCGAGCCGCTGCTGGCCCTGCCGCACGAGGTGGAGATCGTCGGCCAGATGCCCTACGCCGACGTCCAGTGCATGCTCGACGATCCGCCCGGCCTGCGGAACTACTGGTCGGCGGAGTATCTGACGGGCCTGCCCGACGACTACGTGGACGTCTTCTGCGCCCGCGCCGACTCCATGCCGGTCCCGAGCAACACGCTGCACGTGCTGTTCCCGGAGGGCGGGGCGGTCGCCGACGGCCCGTCCGAGTACCCCGTGCCGTACCGGGGCGCGCCGTGGGGCGTGCACCCCTTCGCGGCCTGGGAGGACCCGGCCGACGACGACCGGTGCGCGCAGTGGGTGCGCGAGGTCCGCGCGGACGCCCGCCCGTGGCGCACCGGTGACGTCTACCTCAATTTCATCGGCGACGAGGGCACGGAACGGGTGGTGGCCGGGCTGGGAGCCGAGAACACCGGGCGGCTGGCGGCCCTCAAGCGGGAGTACGACCCGGACAACGTCTTCCGGTTCAACCACAACATCAGACCGGCGTGAGGTCCGGGGCCCGGCGGAGGGCGGCCGGTCGGCGGCGGCCGGGGGCGAGCGCCGTCAGGGTCCGCCGCCCGGAGATGTGCCCGGGGCTCGGGCGCGGGTAGCGTCCGGCTCATGGACAGCAGATTCGACAGCCAGGCCGCCGCCATCACCGTGCAGCGGGCGCTGGAGCTGCCCGGCCTGCGCAGCGGCCTCCCCGAGATCCTCGCGGGCGCCGACCGGCTCCAGCGGCCGGTGCGCTGGGTGCACGCGGGTGAGGTGCCCAACATCGCCTCCCTGCTGAAGGGTGGCGAACTGCTGCTGACCACGGGCTACGGGCTCGGTACCCGTCCGGCCGAGCAGCGCGCGTTCGTCCGCACCCTGGCCGAGCGGGGCATCGCGGCCCTGGTCGTCGAGCTCGGCCCGCGCTTCACGCGCCTCCCGGCGGCGCTGGTCGACACGGCCCGCGCGACCGGGCTGCCACTGGTCCAACTGCACCGCGAGGTGCCCTTCGTGACGGTGACGGAGGAGATCCACACCGAGATCGTCAACGGCCACTACGCCCTGGTCCAGCGGGCGGAGGAGGTCCATCGCCGCTGTACGGAGGCCCTGCTGGGCGGCGGCGGGGTGCCCCAGGTGCTGGGCATCCTGGCCGACTTCAGCGACAACCCGGTCTTCCTGGAGACGACCGACGGCCAGCTGCTCTACGCCGCCGGGGCGGGCCCCGAGGGCGCGGATCCGCTCCAGGTGTGGGAGGGGCTGCGCAGCCAGCACAAGGACACCCCGCCGGCCGGTTCCGTGCTGGTGGACGTGCCCGGGGGCGGCCCGGGCACCGGTTCGGTGCGCGCGCGGCTGGTCCTGCTCCCCGTACGCGCTCCCCTGGTCCCTGTGCACCGGATGGCGGCCGAGCGGGCCGCGGGCATCCTCGCCGTGGTGCTGATGCAGGCCCGGCAGGAGGAGGAGCTGGCCGCGCGGGGCCGGGGCGACTTCCTGACCGACCTAGCCGAGGGCCGTATCGCCGCCGAGGACGCGCCCGCGCAGGCGCGCGTGCTGGGCTTCAAGCCGGGCGCCAGTCCGTTGCTGCCGGTGGTGATGCGGCTCGGCGACGCCCTGTCCCCCGGCGGCGGCTGGGCGGTGCTGGCGCGGGCGGTGTCGGAGGAGCTGGCCGCCGTGGGGGTGCCGGTCCTGCTGGGCGTACGGCCGGTCGAGGGCCGCGTCCTGGTGCTGCTGGGGCTGCGCTCGGAGTCGGAGCGGGCGGCGGTCGCGGACCGGGTCGCGGCGGCGCTGCGGGCGGGGGTGGAGCGGGCGGGGATGCAGCGGCCGGGGGCACAACCGCCGGTGGTCGTCGTCGGGGTGGCGGGCGGCTGGGCGGCGGCTTCGGCGGGGCTGCGGCACGCCGCGGAGACGGCGACCGCCGCGCAGGGTCTGTCGGACCGGCCCTGGTACGACGCCCGCCGCCTAGACATCGACCTGCTGCTGTGGCGGCTGCGCGACCATCCGGACCTCGCGGCCTTCGTCGACCGTGCGATCGGCCCGGTCCGCGACCACGACCACCGCTCCAAGCCACCGCTGCTGCCCACCCTGGAGACCTACCTCGCGCACGCGGGCCGCAAGGCGGAGACGGCACGCGAACTGCATCTGAACCGGCAGACGCTCTACAACCGCCTCGCACGCATCGGCGAGTTGCTGGGCACCGACCTCGACGACCCGCAGACGGTCCTGGCGTTGAGCCTGGCCCTGAGAGCCCGCAGGCACGTCGTCTAGGTCCCTCAGACGAGGGGCCGCGGCTGCGTCAACTCGTCGTAGACGCTGAGCACTTGGGCGACGGTCTCGTCCTCGGACGGCCAGGTGGCGGCCTGCCGTACACCCTTCTCCCGCAGCTCCTCGCACCGCTCGGGATCGCCGAGAAGGCGTACGACGGTGTCGGCGAGGGCCTCCGCGTCGCCGTACGGCACGAGTTCGGCGGCGTCGCCCACGAGCTCGGGCATGCTGCCGACGTCGGTCGCGACGAGCGGCACGCGCGCGTGGAGTGCCTCCTGGGCGAGGACGGAACGGGACTCCCAACTGCTCGACAGCAGCGCGAGATCGGCCGCCGCGAGCAGCTGGGCCACATCGTCGCGCCGCCCGATGAGCCGCACCGGCAGCCCCTCGTCCTCGATCCGGCGCTGCAACTCCGCACGCAGCGGACCCTCCCCCGCGATCACGACGAGCGGCACGGGGTCGAGCTCCCGCCACGCGCGCGAGGCGTCCAGCAGGGTGTCGTACCCCCGATGGCTGTCGAGGGAGCCGACGGCCATCAGCAACGGGCGCCCGGTGGCGCCG
Above is a window of Streptomyces sp. NBC_00490 DNA encoding:
- a CDS encoding FAD-binding oxidoreductase, which translates into the protein MASPSKAGTALAALREDLVGDVFAPVDPGYDENRTVYNAMIDRRPAVIAQCVSEDDVVRSVRFARDLDLPIAVRGGGHSVAGMALNDGGLVVDLRHMRGVTVDPAAAAVRVAGGATMSDLDRACQPFGLATTGGRASTTGVGGFVLGGGSGWLERCWGLAADNLLGVELVTADGSTVHASADENPELFWGLHGGSSNFGIATALTLKLHELPAFSIALLLYLPEFGREVVRTYRDVIESGPLEAGGAVIYLTGQAEEFMPPQLVGTMLCGALLTYAGTEEDMRKLAEPLLALPHEVEIVGQMPYADVQCMLDDPPGLRNYWSAEYLTGLPDDYVDVFCARADSMPVPSNTLHVLFPEGGAVADGPSEYPVPYRGAPWGVHPFAAWEDPADDDRCAQWVREVRADARPWRTGDVYLNFIGDEGTERVVAGLGAENTGRLAALKREYDPDNVFRFNHNIRPA
- a CDS encoding PucR family transcriptional regulator, with translation MDSRFDSQAAAITVQRALELPGLRSGLPEILAGADRLQRPVRWVHAGEVPNIASLLKGGELLLTTGYGLGTRPAEQRAFVRTLAERGIAALVVELGPRFTRLPAALVDTARATGLPLVQLHREVPFVTVTEEIHTEIVNGHYALVQRAEEVHRRCTEALLGGGGVPQVLGILADFSDNPVFLETTDGQLLYAAGAGPEGADPLQVWEGLRSQHKDTPPAGSVLVDVPGGGPGTGSVRARLVLLPVRAPLVPVHRMAAERAAGILAVVLMQARQEEELAARGRGDFLTDLAEGRIAAEDAPAQARVLGFKPGASPLLPVVMRLGDALSPGGGWAVLARAVSEELAAVGVPVLLGVRPVEGRVLVLLGLRSESERAAVADRVAAALRAGVERAGMQRPGAQPPVVVVGVAGGWAAASAGLRHAAETATAAQGLSDRPWYDARRLDIDLLLWRLRDHPDLAAFVDRAIGPVRDHDHRSKPPLLPTLETYLAHAGRKAETARELHLNRQTLYNRLARIGELLGTDLDDPQTVLALSLALRARRHVV